From the genome of Streptomyces katrae:
GGGTGTGTCAGTGCTCTCGCCTAGCGTGAATGCAGAGTGCGTAAGTAGTGACCTGCGTGGATGGGTGGGGGAAACGGCATGAGTGACCGTGTGGAGTGGCCGGCGGGGCGTGACAAGGACGCCGCGCTGGTCATCAGGACTGACTACGACGATGAGCAAGCGTGGGCGGCCGTGAAGGCGGCGCTGATGAAAACCTGGGGTGAGGAGGACGACTTCGAGCCGTACGTCCACATCGTCGACGATCCGGCGTGGACGGGTATCACTCCCGCTCAGGTACTTTCCGAGGCATCCGCGCACGAAGAGCGCCACCACGTGGCCTATCTCGCTGACTACACCTCGATGCGGGAGGCCCCTGTCACGCTGCTGGCGCTGTCCCTGCTGACCAGGCAGGAGTGCGAAAGCGACGAAGAGTTCGAAGCGTACGGCGGCTCGTTCCGCGTGGTGCCGTACGGGATCCACGAGATGAACGCGAACCTGATGATCGCCAACCTCGACTTCGGCGATTTCGCGGACGTGGCCGGGGACGACCCCGAGGGCGTCTTCCGAGGCTTTGCCGACTGAAGCGCTCAGCCCGCCAACTCGGGCGCTCATCCGCCAGCTGAAGCGCTCAGTCACACCAGGACCCATGCGAGGTCGCGCCCAGGTAGGCGTCGATCGCCTCGCGCAGGACGTCGGCCGTCTCGGTATCGGTCGTGCCGTGGAGTCTGCCACCCGCCGGCGCGGGGGTGCACCCTTCCGGCCGGCCTACGGGCGGGGGGCGTCTGACGGGTCCGGACCAGTCGCTCTGGTGGGATCCGCCTGCCCGTGAGGCTTTATTGCTGGAGTGGGCGCGGGCCGCGGCCATCTTGGCCGGCGACTCGAAGACGGCAGGCCGGTGGTCGTCGCGGCTGCCCTGCTCCGCGACGTAGGAAGTGTTTCTCGATCTCGTGACGTGGATGGGGTGTTGCGGCCAGGCTGTCGGAATGGGCCGTGGGGATGTGACGAACGCGGAGTGGAGCCGCCTGGAGTCGTTCTTGCCTCCTGGTGGCGCGGGCCCCGCGTGAACGCTGCGTGCCCGGCACGGGAGTCCGTACCGGGCACGCAGCGTTCACGCGGCCGAGTATCAGCTGCGCAGGTCGAGTGAGAGGGCGGTGGCGTTGCCGGCCTGGCCGGGGATCGCGTTGTCGTACCAGGTGCCCGCAGCGTCGCTGTAGATCTCGTGCAGGGTGCCGTTCTCGACGGCCTCGACGACGCGGCTGCCGTCCGCCTTGACGCGCACGGCGAGCGCGCTGATGCCGTCACCGACGCCGGGCACGGCGTTGTCGTGCCAGGCACCGGTGCTGTCGGTGTAGATCTCGTGCAGCCGGCCGCCCTTGGAGGCCTCGATCACGCGCTGGCCTGACGAGTTGTAGGAGAAGGCGAGTGCGCTGATGCCGCCTCCGACGCCGGGCACGGCGTTGTCGTGCCAGTTGCCGTCCGTGTCCGAGTAGATCTCGTGCAGCGTGCCGTTCTCCACCGCCTCGATCACGCGGTTGCCCTGGGGGCTGTAGGAGAAGGCGAGTGCGCTGATGCCGGTGCCGATGCCGGGGACGGCGTTGTCGTGCCACGCGCCGGCCGGGTCGGTGTAGATCTCGTGCAGCACGCCGTCCTCGGCGGCCT
Proteins encoded in this window:
- a CDS encoding DUF6924 domain-containing protein; translated protein: MSDRVEWPAGRDKDAALVIRTDYDDEQAWAAVKAALMKTWGEEDDFEPYVHIVDDPAWTGITPAQVLSEASAHEERHHVAYLADYTSMREAPVTLLALSLLTRQECESDEEFEAYGGSFRVVPYGIHEMNANLMIANLDFGDFADVAGDDPEGVFRGFAD